The genomic region AGTACACAAGCTTTCGCTCGGGTGTGGGCAGTTGGAACAACTGCGAGAACACTGTATCGACAGCAACATCCTCTGGCTTCCATGTATTTTTCCCATCGGGAAAGTTCTTCAATTCATCAAAAGGAGTGGCACGCTTAACAAAAGTGCCGTCGGCGAAATAGCAATCCAGGTCCATCAAATAGCGAGCCGTCACATTACGGTTGAAGTCCAAGATGTTGATCGtgtcaagaaggccatcgCGAATAAGGGATGCAGCGATGTCAGTCACAGCTGGGACAGAAGGGACCTCCTGTTGAGAGTAGACTGAAAAGTAGATCTCTGGAAACAGAGGTCGAGGCCCTGCAATGACAGCCGCGGGGATGGCGATGGCGGGAAGCGCGTGTTTGGGCGCATTCGAGAGTTTGTCTTGAGCCTCGATATCTTCCAGTGGCATCTCCCAAGGTCGTGGCAAGCATGATAGTTCCCAgttcttggctgcttcaGACTGGAGCTGCTGTTGGAGCAGCATACAAACACTAAGTGACGTGCCAGGACTCTCTTCTTTGCCCTCGGGGTGATAAGGATCAACAAGTGCTTGGAGGGCATGAGGCTCGGAAGCAATAATGTctgtcttctccatcaactCCGCGGCCTTTTGCTGAAATTGTCCAGGGGCGGACACCATGATGTAAGGGATGGTGAGGAGAATTATCTTGACAATTTCGGTACCAATAGTCTGCCATAAGTCAGTAAACAGATTCAGGTTGCCACATCGCTAAACTCACGTCGTCCGAACTGGCCGTTTGGAGGTCCGCAGCTCGACTGAAAAGCTCCTCTAGGATGGGAAAGAGGCCATCCCCTTCCATCAAAGACTGCAGACAGGCCAGAAACTTAAGCAGCAACTTTACATCACGCCACTCGCCCTGAGCGATCTTGTCTGCTGTGATTTGCCCAATGCGAGCGAGGATCACGTCAACGAACTCGGGCTTCAGGGTATTGATGATGTGAACAACAGCGGCAACGAAGGGCGTCTTGAGAGGCTGCTCGAGCAGAATTTGCGTCACCAAGTCGAGAAATGTCTTGCGAAGATTTTCGTCATCATGATTCTCGGCCACCATATGTGCAATGGATTGAACTTCTTCAGCCCATCGGCGCAAAGGAGAGTCTGcgatgctgagaagctgCCGTCGGACGCGCACAGGAAGAGGTGCCGAGTCAACTCGTCTTCTCTGGTTTCGGCGATCGTAATGGTCGTCATCGTCTACGTAACAATATATTAGCAGGTGAATTGAAGGGAACGCGACAGCTTCGCGTAGCTTGCTTCGATTTAAGCTCAGTGCAACACACCTCGATATCTTCGCTTGCGGTAGCCGCCTGGTCGTCTATCGTAGTCGGCCATGGTGCGCTTCTCGTATTTGAAACCGTAGCTGCTTGTCGAATCTTAATGGTGGCTCGTACTGATGATAAGTAAAAGTTTGTGAGGTCGAATGCGAGGCTGCGTCACTGCTAAAAGTTTGGGGGGAGGACATCCACTAAGGGACGGAATTAAGTAGAGTGATATTGGCTCGAATACCTAGCTGCCCTGAGGTGCATGAACTAGCGTGGGATTGGAGCATTATGGTACGAAGCCAAAAGTATCGCGAGGCTAACACGCTAACACCTGAGCTTAGTGTGAATGCCTGAGGCAGGTATATGCAACCGCTGACTTCAGTCTGCTTGCGTTCCTAGGTTTCTCCCAACATAGCAGTCATATTACTATGTATTATTCAGAATCATCAAATAACGGATTAAATGAGACCCTTTGGCGGTATTGCGAGGCTACAAAGCATGCGGCCAATTTACAGGCTATCACATGATTTCGAGCTTGACATAATATAGCAGACTCAAGACTCAACTTTTAATTCTCGATATTGGTAATCACTCAAGCAAAATGATCTTCGAAGAGTACTACGTAGAAAACCAAAAAACGTGCATTTTGTCAACTTGCGCGTTTGAAGTCTATACATAAAAGCTGTATGCTTTCCAGAGACGTCAAACCCTGAGCTCCCCACGTGCTTCAATGCGTCACGTCATTCATTCTTCTGCCTTTTATTTGTGATTCATAAGCAGTCCCTTATTCTTTATATCGTCTTGGACCATTGACGACTAGACCAAATAATGCCAAACTCCTCCACGTCTGCGGGAAAGCGAGAGTAAAATGCCACAGGGCCGTCCATGGCCAGCTTCAACTGATAAACTCGTTGCAGCGTCGAGGACAATATCGGGTGCCGGATTATGTTCACCGCAGGTCATACCAGACCAAACCTTTTCAATCACTCAGGCGTCTCCAACCAATCCCAGGGTCGGAACCCTCTGGGCAACCATGGCAAAGGCATAACGCGGTACCAAAAGAAG from Fusarium oxysporum Fo47 chromosome III, complete sequence harbors:
- a CDS encoding MIF4G like-domain-containing protein; translated protein: MADYDRRPGGYRKRRYRDDDDHYDRRNQRRRVDSAPLPVRVRRQLLSIADSPLRRWAEEVQSIAHMVAENHDDENLRKTFLDLVTQILLEQPLKTPFVAAVVHIINTLKPEFVDVILARIGQITADKIAQGEWRDVKLLLKFLACLQSLMEGDGLFPILEELFSRAADLQTASSDDTIGTEIVKIILLTIPYIMVSAPGQFQQKAAELMEKTDIIASEPHALQALVDPYHPEGKEESPGTSLSVCMLLQQQLQSEAAKNWELSCLPRPWEMPLEDIEAQDKLSNAPKHALPAIAIPAAVIAGPRPLFPEIYFSVYSQQEVPSVPAVTDIAASLIRDGLLDTINILDFNRNVTARYLMDLDCYFADGTFVKRATPFDELKNFPDGKNTWKPEDVAVDTVFSQLFQLPTPERKLVYYHSVLTEACKLAPAAIAPSLGRAIRYLYRNSPQMDLELSYRFMDWFSHHLSNFGFTWKWAEWVDDAQLPDAHPSKWFLKGALDKEVRLSFAQRIQKTLPEPYLPLVGPEKEKDVPDFKFQNSETPFSKEGQEIASLLRRKAPDEEFQPLFESIQTQASEQSLDPIVASTDVFMTAVCWVGSKSLSHVLACIDRTKGRLLEAGNSSEAARAQIISAVMSYWHAHPGVALSIIEKLLNYSILTPFTVVDWALVASTPANGTDGGDSLTEPHIFELVFNTIFKVTRRSRDVVAAPETDEETRIKEIKSTRDLFRAMNDALVSWAGGSKDELMEGGDGSSDREAMIRRWGQRWLRVFKRMGAIEEAFVIEVSKNLGKDKMATDGVEN